Proteins encoded by one window of Deinococcus radiodurans R1 = ATCC 13939 = DSM 20539:
- the secE gene encoding preprotein translocase subunit SecE, whose amino-acid sequence MNLIQYFRDAREELSRVTWPSRQDVLEGTQAVLIFVVALTLIVWALDLLFGTAIKAALAWR is encoded by the coding sequence ATGAACCTGATTCAGTACTTCCGTGACGCCCGCGAGGAACTGTCGCGGGTGACGTGGCCCAGCCGTCAGGACGTGCTCGAAGGCACGCAGGCGGTGCTGATCTTCGTGGTGGCCCTGACTTTGATCGTCTGGGCGCTGGACCTGCTTTTTGGAACGGCCATCAAGGCCGCGCTGGCGTGGAGGTAA